A region from the Benincasa hispida cultivar B227 chromosome 10, ASM972705v1, whole genome shotgun sequence genome encodes:
- the LOC120087957 gene encoding ras-related protein RABA1f-like, whose product MGAYRADDDYDYLFKVVLIGDSGVGKSNLLSRFTRNEFSLETKSTIGVEFATRSIRVDDKIVKAQIWDTAGQERYRAITSAYYRGAVGALIVYDVTRHVTFENVERWLKELRGHTDHNIVIMLVGNKADLRHLRAVSTEDAQAFAERERTYFMETSALESFNVENSFTEVLTQTYRVVSRKILDIGDDPTVLPKGQTIDIGSKDDVSAVKKAGCCSS is encoded by the exons ATGGGTGCGTACAGAGCCGATGATGATTATGATTACCTGTTCAAGGTGGTGCTGATCGGCGACTCCGGCGTCGGAAAATCAAATCTGTTGTCGCGTTTCACCAGAAATGAATTCAGCCTTGAGACCAAATCAACCATCGGCGTTGAATTCGCCACTCGTAGCATTCGTGTCGATGATAAGATCGTTAAGGCTCAGATTTGGGACACCGCCGGCCAAGAAag GTACCGAGCGATCACGAGCGCATACTATAGGGGAGCGGTAGGGGCATTAATAGTGTACGACGTGACACGACACGTGACATTCGAGAACGTGGAGAGATGGTTGAAGGAGCTAAGAGGTCACACAGATCACAACATAGTGATAATGCTGGTAGGAAACAAGGCTGATTTACGCCATCTAAGGGCAGTATCAACGGAAGATGCACAAGCATTTGCGGAGAGAGAGAGAACATATTTCATGGAAACTTCAGCACTAGAGTCATTCAACGTCGAGAATTCTTTCACAGAAGTTCTCACACAAACCTACCGAGTTGTAAGCAGGAAAATTCTCGACATTGGAGATGACCCGACTGTTCTTCCCAAAGGACAAACCATTGATATTGGCTCTAAAGATGATGTCTCTGCAGTTAAGAAAGCTGGTTGCTGTTCTTCATAA
- the LOC120089524 gene encoding acyl-coenzyme A oxidase 3, peroxisomal-like encodes MERVSWRTQVLSNHLLPRQSASLLSPNPCLEFSPPELSERFSFDIIEMRNLLDAHNLPDRDWIFGLMVQSKLFNPLQSGGRVFVSPDYNQSMEQQREMTMKRIEYLLDNGVFKGWLTDNGIEAAWRKFALFEAIGIYDHSLAIKIGVHFHLWGGAIQFFGTKRHHDAWLKKTENYAIRGCFAMSELGHGSNVRGIETVTKYDSSTGEFIINTPCESAQKYWIGGAAKHATHAIVFSQLDINGKNEGVHGFIAQIRDSDGNICPNIRIADCGHKLCLNGVDNGRIWFDNVRIPRENLLNSVADVSVEGKYLSATEDPDKRFGAFMAPLTSGRVTIAVAAVYSAKIGLAIAIRYSLTRRAFSLTPNGPEIQLLDYPSHQKRLLPLLAKTYAMSFAAIELKKIYVKRTPESVKTLHIVSSAFKATLTWHNMRSLQECREACGGQGVKTENRVGQLISDFDVQSTFEGDNNVLMQQVSKALLAEYVVAKKRNKPFKGLGLEHMNDACPVLPSKLTSPILRSCQFQTDAFCLRERDLLNGLAAEVSQYEARGDSKEYAFIQSFLLAEDLGRAFSEKAILRCFIEAENSVPSGSIKNVLGLLRSMYALICLEEDASFLRYGYLSPENLASVRQEVKKLCSEIRPHALALVSSFGIPDAFLAPVAYNWVESNSWSSVQQKEGTNVDGSA; translated from the exons ATGGAGCGCGTTTCTTGGAGAACTCAGGTGCTTTctaatcatcttcttcctcgtcAATCTGCTTCACTTCTTAGCCCCAATCCATGTCTCGAATTCTCTCCTCCAGAGCTTTCCGAACGCTTCTCCTTCGACATCATAGAGATGCGGAACCTCCTGGATGCACATAATCTTCCAGACCGGGACTGGATTTTTGGGCTAATGGTGCAGAGCAAGCTGTTCAATCCCCTGCAATCTGGTGGCCGAGTCTTTGTTTCCCCTGATTATAATCAATCAATGGAGCAGCAGAGGGAGATGACCATGAAGCGGATTGAGTACCTATTGGATAATGGCGTTTTTAAGGGTTGGCTTACTGATAACGGAATTGAAGCTGCATGGAGGAAGTTTGCGCTGTTTGAGGCAATTGGGATTTATGATCACTCTTTGGCGATTAAGATTGGGGTTCATTTCCACCTATG GGGTGGAGCTATCCAATTCTTTGGGACAAAGCGTCATCATGATGCATGGTTAAAGAAAACGGAAAATTATGCGATCAGGGGTTGCTTTGCAATGTCTGAGCTCGGTCATGGAAGTAAT GTTCGAGGAATCGAAACAGTGACCAAATATGATTCAAGCACTggagaatttattattaacacTCCCTGTGAGTCGGCTCAGAAGTACTGGATTGGCGGGGCAGCCAAG CATGCAACACATGCTATAGTCTTTTCGCAGCTTGACATAAACGGGAAAAATGAAGGTGTCCATGGTTTTATAGCCCAGATAAGGGATTCAGATGGTAATATCTGTCCAAACATACGTATAGCAGATTGTGGCCATAAACTTTGTTTGAATGGGGTTGATAATGGTCGGATCTG GTTTGACAATGTGAGAATTCCAAGAGAGAATTTGTTGAATTCAGTAGCTGATGTATCAGTAGAAGGGAAATATCTAAGTGCCACAGAAGACCCGGACAAG AGATTTGGAGCATTTATGGCACCTTTGACATCTGGTCGTGTAACCATTGCCGTTGCTGCAGTTTATTCAGCAAAG ATTGGCTTAGCAATTGCTATAAGATACTCATTAACAAGGAGAGCGTTCTCACTTACACCAAATGGGCCTGAAATCCAATTACTAGACTACCCTAGTCATCAAAAGCGATTGCTGCCTCTCCTTGCTAAGAC ATACGCTATGAGTTTTGCTGCAATTGAATTGAAAAAGATCTATGTGAAGAGAACACCTGAATCTGTCAAAACTCTGCACATTGTTTCAAGTGCATTTAAAGCAACCTTAACCTGGCACAATATGAGATCACTTCAG GAATGTCGTGAAGCATGTGGAGGCCAAGGCGTGAAGACTGAAAATCGAGTTGGCCAATTGATAAGTGACTTTGATGTTCAGTCTACTTTTGAAGGTGACAATAATGTCCTAATGCAGCAG GTGAGCAAGGCACTCCTCGCTGAGTACGTAGTAGCTAAGAAGAGAAACAAACCATTTAAAGGGTTGGGATTAGAACACATGAATGATGCCTGCCCTGTCCTTCCTTCTAAGCTTACAAGTCCTATCCTTAGGAGCTGTCAATTCCAG ACCGATGCATTTTGCTTAAGAGAGCGGGATTTATTGAATGGTTTAGCTGCTGAAGTATCTCAATATGAAGCACGAGGCGATAGCAAAGAATATGCCTTCATTCAG AGCTTTCTGCTTGCAGAAGACTTGGGCAGAGCTTTCTCTGAAAAAGCTATATTGCGGTGTTTTATTGAAGCTGAAAATAGTGTACCGTCCGGTTCAATAAAG AATGTTTTAGGTCTTCTGAGATCCATGTATGCCTTGATCTGCTTGGAGGAAGATGCTTCCTTCCTCCGCTATGGTTATTTATCACCAGAAAATTTagcttcagtgaggcaggaaGTGAAGAAACTATGCAGCGAAATACGACCTCATGCTCTAGCACTGGTCAGCTCTTTCGGCATACCTGACGCTTTCCTGGCCCCTGTAGCATACAACTGGGTAGAGTCAAATTCTTGGTCTTCAGTGCAACAAAAGGAAGGCACCAATGTAGATGGTTCTGCATGA
- the LOC120089375 gene encoding transcription factor VOZ1-like, giving the protein MPKGLKSKCQSTSHQLLKEKAKNRVNDLQGIFTNLQNARKESRTTDVAVLEEQVHQMLREWNAELNEPSPASSFVEGSLGSFSQELARLLEHCDEQDDATSALAEPKAEPELHCVLASNPSNCVQDGFCISELQQDSFLGFEECKVSPPALQNYSFYKSDMDTQSNCQSFKLNQNFEQTTVVSKDDMSTLNCHILNSHPEFDYGVLIGASDVGDFSQDTKPDILPNISPPPSAFMGPICALWDCFRPAQGSKWCQDYCSSCHSVLAINEGLPGMIPILRPGGIGFKDGPLFAALHAKTQAKEVGIPICDGAATRKSPWNAPELFDITFLEGETIREWLYFDKPRRAFESGNRRQRSLPDYSGRGWHESRKLVMKEFGGQKKSYYMDPQPSSFLEWHLYEYDITNYDSFALYRLELKHVDAKKSPKGKLAADPLADLQKKMGRLTAQGPVELGQSVKGKITTKVNNKKPDTANINHAPHHQNITNAN; this is encoded by the exons ATGCCGAAGGGTTTGAAGAGTAAATGTCAGTCTACTTCTCATCAGCTTTTGAAGGAAAAAGCAAAGAATCGTGTTAATGACCTTCAAGGGATATTCACCAATCTTCAAAATGCAAGAAAGGAGAGTCGTACTACTGACGTTGCTGTCTTGGAGGAACAAGTCCATCAGATGCTCAGGGAGTGGAATGCTGAGCTTAATGAACCGTCACCTGCCTCTTCATTTGTT GAGGGTAGTCTTGGATCATTCTCGCAAGAGTTAGCCCGTCTTCTTGAGCATTGTGACGAGCAAGATGATGCAACTAGTGCATTGGCTGAACCAAAGGCTGAGCCTGAACTCCATTGCGTTCTTGCCAGCAATCCATCAAATTGTGTACAG GATGGTTTTTGTATTTCAGAGCTCCAACAAGATAGTTTTCTTGGATTTGAGGAGTGCAAAGTCTCTCCTCCAGCTCTACAGAATTATTCATTTTACAAATCGGACATGGATACTCAGTCTAATTGTCAAAgtttcaaattaaatcaaaactttGAGCAGACCACGGTGGTCAGTAAGGATGATATGTCTACTTTGAATTGCCATATATTGAACTCACATCCAGAGTTCGACTATGGGGTTCTTATTGGGGCATCTGATGTGGGAGACTTTAGTCAGGACACAAAGCCCGATATTCTCCCAAATATCTCACCCCCACCATCTGCTTTTATGGGCCCAATATGTGCTCTATGGGATTGTTTCAGACCTGCTCAAGGATCTAAATGGTGTCAGGACTATTGCAGTAGCTGTCATTCTGTTCTTGCTATAAACGAAGGCCTTCCTGGAATGATTCCAATATTGCGCCCTGGGGGAATTGGATTTAAGGATGGTCCTTTGTTTGCTGCTCTTCATGCAAAGACACAGgccaaagaagttggaatacCCATATGTGATGGTGCTGCAACAAGGAAATCTCCATGGAATGCTCCTG AGCTTTTTGATATTACATTTCTTGAGGGGGAGACAATCAGGGAATGGCTCTACTTCGACAAGCCTAGACGAGCCTTTGAAAGTGGCAACCGAAGGCAAAGGTCATTGCCGGATTATAGTGGCCGTGGTTGGCATGAATCAAGGAAGCTGGTGATGAAGGAGTTTGGTGGTCAGAAAAAGTCTTATTACATGGATCCACAGCCATCAAGCTTTCTTGAATGGCATTTGTACGAATATGATATCACCAATTATGATTCATTCGCATTATATAGGCTGGAACTCAAGCATGTTGATGCAAAGAAGAGTCCAAAAGGAAAACTGGCAGCTGATCCTCTGGCTGATCTGCAAAAGAAGATGGGAAGGCTTACTGCACAGGGCCCTGTTGAGCTTGGACAATCAGTTAAAGGTAAGATTACGACGAAGGTGAATAATAAAAAGCCTGATACTGCAAATATCAACCATGCTCCACATCATCAGAATATAACGAATGCTAATTGA